In one Brienomyrus brachyistius isolate T26 chromosome 7, BBRACH_0.4, whole genome shotgun sequence genomic region, the following are encoded:
- the cel.2 gene encoding carboxyl ester lipase, tandem duplicate 2: MLRFVLLAAVYLGSASAASLGVVYTEGGMVEGEHKRLGLLRSMDVFRGIPFAAQPGRFEKPQAHLGWDGVLKATKFRKRCLQLDFTQTSTMGSEDCLYLNIWVPQGSQVSTGLPVMIFIYGGGFLMGGSQGANFLDNYLYDGTEIADRGNVIVVTINYRVGTLGFLSTGDASGPGNYGLWDQHAAIAWVHRNIKAFGGDSSNISIFGESAGGASVNFQILTPHNKGLIRRAISQSGVALCPWAINRNPRAVAEQIATKVGCPTDEKLMSCLKMVDPVQLTFAGPVNLKSSPEDPVLFHLVLSPVVDGDFLPDDPANLFPNAADVDYIAGINNCDGHMFTGLDVPSINQPFHNTDPAVVKELLTTFTEDKGEEAVTLGYQAYTSNWGDKPSQETIKRTVVDLETDYIFLVPTQTALYLHAKHTKMAKTYSYVFSMPSRMPGFPSWMGADHADDLQYVFGKPFTTPLGYFPRHRDVSKYMIAYWTNFAKTGNPNEGESSVPTQWPTFTSMNHQYLEINNKIDKDSVKQRLRTRFVHYWTVTYVDLPTVNSTSPE; this comes from the exons ATGCTGCGATTCGTGCTTCTGGCCGCTGTGTACCTGGGGTCTGCGTCTGCAGCTTCT CTGGGGGTGGTGTACACCGAGGGAGGGATGGTGGAAGGAGAACACAAACGTCTGGGCCTCTTGCGTTCCATGGACGTCTTTCGGGGAATTCCGTTTGCCGCTCAACCTGGAAGGTTCGAGAAGCCCCAGGCTCACCTGGGCTGGGATG gtgtgctcaAGGCTACAAAGTTCCGGAAGAGATGCCTGCAGCTGGACTTCACCCAGACAAGTACTATGGGAAGCGAGGATTGTCTCTACCTGAACATCTGGGTTCCTCAGGGCTCCCAAG TGTCTACTGGGCTCCCAGTCATGATCTTCATCTACGGTGGTGGTTTCCTGATGGGTGGATCCCAAGGAGCCAACTTCCTGGACAACTATCTGTATGATGGCACGGAGATTGCCGACCGAGGCAATGTTATCGTAGTGACCATCAACTACCGAGTGGGAACTCTGGGATTCCTCAGCACAGGAGATGCCAGCGGACCAG GAAACTATGGACTGTGGGACCAGCATGCGGCCATCGCCTGGGTGCACAGAAATATCAAAGCCTTTGGAGGGGACTCCAGTAACATCTCAATTTTTGGAGAGTCGGCTGGTGGCGCCAGTGTGAACTTCCAG ATCCTTACTCCGCATAACAAGGGACTGATCCGCAGGGCAATCTCCCAGAGCGGTGTGGCCCTCTGTCCCTGGGCTATCAACAGGAACCCCCGTGCTGTTGCTGAGCAG ATCGCCACGAAGGTGGGCTGCCCCACGGACGAGAAGCTGATGAGCTGCCTCAAGATGGTCGACCCTGTGCAACTCACCTTCGCTGGCCCCGTGAATCTCAAGAGTTCTCCGGAAG ATCCAGTTTTGTTCCACCTTGTCCTATCCCCGGTGGTGGATGGTGACTTCCTTCCTGATGACCCTGCCAACCTCTTCCCCAATGCTGCCGACGTCGACTACATCGCTGGTATCAACAACTGTGACGGCCACATGTTCACCGGCCTAGATGTGCCGTCCATCAACCAACCCTTTCACAACACTGACCC GGCAGTTGTGAAAGAGCTACTGACCACCTTTACCGAGGATAAGGGAGAGGAGGCAGTCACCTTGGGCTACCAAGCATACACCAGCAATTGGGGCGACAAGCCCAGCCAGGAGACCATCAAACGGACTGTCGTGGATCTCGAGACTGACTACATCTTCCTGGTGCCTACACAGACAGCGCTCTATCtgcatgcaaagcacaccaa AATGGCAAAGACCTACTCCTACGTATTCTCCATGCCCTCCCGAATGCCCGGCTTCCCCAGCTGGATGGGGGCCGACCATGCAGATGATCTGCAGTATGTCTTTGGCAAGCCCTTCACCACACCCCTAGGCTACTTTCCTCGTCACCGCGATGTGTCTAAGTACATGATAGCCTACTGGACAAACTTTGCCAAAACTGG GAACCCCAACGAAGGGGAGTCGTCTGTTCCGACCCAATGGCCTACCTTCACCAGCATGAATCATCAGTACCTGGAGATCAACAACAAGATTGACAAAGACTCTGTGAAGCAGCGGTTGAGGACCCGGTTTGTACACTACTGGACCGTCACCTACGTGGACTTGCCCACGGTCAACAGTACATCTCCAGAATAA
- the LOC125746737 gene encoding apical junction component 1 homolog, with protein MTRTDKPDILVSTVYADIDVNPTSVDLKISPPPARCDYRILNTKEDKLEKNNKRFCRSFDFIESLDDPETLTSSMEYPYRRTDRHVVHQDAPWNALGQQGHLRFSSPDLFNTRLPAQLVGSENIGEPAAWPNDNRRARSKSAPRVKTTLTPVHFDASPPMVRRGREVHRGNQDPTRRSELSPRQETASTTNRALVNEVHPIKLQPQGSDARRYSPLYIPDRFEENRPATSPHVRCRVDIKPDEAVLQHTAWKSMPRSEVPWQRYSSGGSRSLTVPRQVPSSRTPTPTDSLSGEYRYPYLYSNYLPNNYIQPFEVAMQRMPSPTESRGYFGRERRAHSSPNVPARFYYADDPGIYTPRTYYQEDPYGIPSQNYIPKVQYMQNPRMVHTVPSRAYYPDMDPYPYPLSPVYPKNYSPNDLGPDFIQTSPSQSYYEDDPKSYSIQTTPSKIFYANESFMSSPEHHILSRGYQTEGRRRPRLSQPSDDWYGSNISSYATFHPSAHTPQYTSPKTRRDPVLTPWYGDSYVEPARLGADTRLYSKSWDNILNPRIEREHPVHRGRSYENLLYQDKRTLSPDDRRQPVVVNLSSSPRRYAALSLSENSLTDRSPSDGGRSTMSKFWFVTPEITITDNDLRASNLNKTEVRSASWDVLDSGTSVSPEASKHESMSCSVESTKGKIHNSSSLQQSLEQLDELLADLVIDYKPPVSRRPSEDLLDQLKKLINDDETTKEDSSKEGSKGSEDSTLLNKEPTLTKMTSDVVKDIDGSSDQLQRSTEEFSPEHSPDEDGTMTCSNNKCQRTDTLFNACLYFKSCHSCYTYYCSRNCRREDWDMHKESCLYGRITSVCRNVLKYCRETGEVHKAFSRIAKVGYLSRGRGILFLGFPNPGSSKNFLKFGLESLLMSPTYLSLRELDGFKENLGEYCKELQSVGNEYDPCECFLLNVSIAVGDQVPDGPSPRVQAQAVRKYAKVALASCSPEKTRNVSRKESDMETLILTPPPGTTDIDKEGEEGQKAREICFINIQRELRTRGVFLRHEYPDVYQQLCEFVESNKRFTPTTIYPIDKRTGKQFMCMIMAASEPRTLDWLGTPNLLDDII; from the coding sequence ATGACACGTACGGACAAACCTGATATATTGGTATCGACTGTGTACGCAGATATAGACGTGAACCCCACCTCCGTGGACCTGAAGatctcccctccccccgcacGATGTGATTACCGGATTCTGAACACAAAGGAGGACAAACTGGAGAAGAACAACAAAAGGTTCTGCCGTAGCTTTGACTTCATTGAGTCATTGGACGACCCCGAGACCCTCACGTCCTCCATGGAGTACCCATACAGGAGGACTGACAGGCACGTTGTGCACCAGGATGCTCCTTGGAATGCTCTGGGCCAGCAAGGGCACCTCCGGTTCTCCTCGCCGGACTTGTTTAACACCAGGCTGCCAGCCCAGCTGGTCGGCTCGGAAAATATTGGAGAGCCGGCGGCTTGGCCCAATGACAACCGCAGAGCTCGGTCAAAGAGTGCCCCCCGAGTTAAGACCACCCTTACTCCTGTGCACTTTGATGCATCCCCACCCATGgtaaggagggggagagaggtCCATCGGGGCAACCAGGACCCTACCAGGAGGTCTGAGCTATCACCGCGCCAGGAGACTGCCAGCACTACCAACCGAGCGCTCGTCAACGAGGTGCATCCCATAAAGCTGCAGCCGCAGGGCAGTGATGCGAGGCGCTACTCTCCGCTTTACATCCCTGACCGCTTCGAGGAGAACAGGCCCGCCACAAGTCCTCATGTCCGCTGCCGTGTAGACATCAAGCCAGATGAGGCCGTTCTGCAGCACACTGCATGGAAGTCCATGCCCCGATCCGAAGTGCCCTGGCAACGCTACTCCAGCGGAGGGAGCCGCAGCTTGACTGTGCCACGTCAAGTCCCCAGCTCCAGGACACCAACGCCAACAGATTCCCTAAGTGGGGAATACCGGTATCCATACCTTTATTCTAACTACTTACCAAACAACTATATTCAGCCTTTTGAGGTTGCAATGCAGAGGATGCCTTCGCCCACAGAGTCAAGGGGGTACTTTGGGAGAGAACGCAGGGCTCACTCAAGTCCTAACGTGCCAGCCAGATTCTATTATGCAGATGATCCAGGAATATATACCCCAAGGACTTACTACCAAGAGGATCCATATGGAATCCCAAGCCAAAACTATATACCCAAAGTCCAGTATATGCAGAATCCAAGGATGGTTCATACAGTACCTTCTCGGGCTTATTACCCAGACATGGATCCTTACCCTTACCCGTTATCACCTGTTTATCCCAAAAATTACTCCCCAAATGATTTGGGGCCAGATTTTATCCAGACATCTCCATCTCAATCGTACTATGAGGACGACCCAAAATCCTACTCAATTCAAACCACTCCATCCAAGATTTTCTATGCAAACGAGTCCTTCATGTCCTCACCAGAACATCACATTCTATCTCGAGGATATCAAACAGAAGGTCGCCGGCGGCCGCGGCTGTCCCAGCCTTCCGATGACTGGTATGGCTCGAACATATCCAGCTATGCCACTTTCCACCCTTCAGCTCATACCCCGCAATACACCTCACCAAAAACAAGGCGAGACCCAGTGCTAACACCCTGGTATGGTGACTCCTATGTGGAGCCAGCTCGGCTAGGAGCAGACACCCGACTGTACTCCAAGTCCTGGGACAATATTCTCAATCCTCGCATTGAGAGGGAGCATCCAGTCCATCGTGGTCGAAGCTATGAGAACCTTCTCTACCAGGATAAACGCACCTTATCCCCAGATGACAGACGCCAACCAGTGGTGGTCAACCTTTCGAGTTCACCCCGGCGATATGCTGCTTTGTCCCTCTCTGAAAACTCGTTGACTGACAGGAGCCCGTCGGATGGTGGAAGGAGTACCATGAGTAAGTTCTGGTTTGTTACCCCAGAGATAACCATCACAGATAATGACCTCCGTGCAAGCAACCTCAACAAAACGGAAGTACGCTCTGCTAGCTGGGATGTACTAGACTCGGGTACTAGTGTATCTCCAGAAGCATCTAAACATGAATCCATGTCCTGCTCGGTAGAATCTACAAAAGGAAAAATTCACAACAGCTCCTCACTGCAGCAAAGTCTGGAACAGCTCGATGAGCTTTTAGCAGATCTTGTCATTGACTATAAACCGCCAGTGAGCAGGAGGCCCAGTGAGGACCTGCTAGACCAACTGAAAAAGCTTATCAATGACGATGAAACAACAAAGGAAGATTCATCAAAGGAAGGTTCTAAGGGGTCAGAGGATTCCACCTTACTCAATAAAGAGCCCACTTTGACAAAGATGACCTCAGATGTCGTAAAAGACATAGATGGCAGCTCTGACCAACTACAGAGAAGCACAGAGGAGTTTTCACCTGAGCATAGCCCTGATGAGGATGGTACCATGACGTGCTCTAACAATAAGTGCCAGCGAACAGACACATTGTTTAATGCCTGCCTCTACTTCAAGTCCTGTCACAGCTGCTATACCTACTACTGCTCACGGAACTGTCGCAGAGAGGACTGGGACATGCACAAAGAGAGTTGCTTGTATGGTCGCATCACCAGCGTGTGCAGGAACGTCCTTAAGTACTGCCGGGAAACAGGGGAGGTTCACAAAGCCTTCTCGCGTATTGCCAAAGTAGGCTATCTCTCCCGCGGAAGGGGCATCCTTTTCCTGGGCTTCCCCAACCCAGGCTCATCTAAAAACTTTCTGAAGTTCGGCCTCGAGAGCCTACTTATGTCCCCCACCTACTTGTCCCTCAGAGAGCTGGACGGTTTCAAGGAAAACTTAGGTGAATACTGCAAGGAACTACAGTCAGTTGGCAATGAGTATGACCCTTGCGAATGTTTCCTTCTCAATGTGTCCATTGCTGTCGGTGACCAAGTGCCTGATGGGCCCTCACCCAGAGTACAAGCCCAAGCTGTCAGGAAGTATGCCAAGGTGGCTCTGGCCTCTTGCAGCCCAGAGAAGACCAGGAATGTGTCCAGGAAGGAAAGCGACATGGAGACTCTCATCCTAACTCCACCACCTGGGACCACAGATATCGATAAGgaaggggaggaggggcagaaaGCCCGCGAGATATGCTTCATCAATATCCAGCGTGAGCTCAGGACCAGGGGAGTGTTCTTGCGACACGAGTACCCAGATGTCTACCAGCAGCTCTGTGAGTTTGTGGAGAGCAACAAGAGGTTCACGCCAACCACCATCTATCCTATTGACAAGAGGACTGGCAAGCAGTTCATGTGCATGATCATGGCTGCATCTGAACCAAGAACTTTGGACTGGCTTGGCACTCCCAATCTCCTAGACGACATCATATAG